DNA from Scheffersomyces stipitis CBS 6054 chromosome 1, whole genome shotgun sequence:
CGTTTATTTTGGGGATCACTTCTGTACAAACAGATTGTATCTAATATTGAAAAGTTAGTAATTCAAAGACAGGGCTCGGAGGCTTTACCAAGACAATTGTAAACAGCAGATAGCCGAACTCTACCTTATTCCCTGGAGCATCAAGAGTTTGTGACAAAACACCACCAGAAGGGCCATTGGCAGATAGGACAATATAGCAGTGTTTTCTCTTCATGTCTTTCAGTAGTCATTTGTGCAACGTTCATATAACCGACCAATGTAGAGATAATACTGTTCTCTACTAAGATGATAACCACGCTTCTCAACTGCCAACTCATGTTTCCGAAGGCTGTCTGAATACATGGTATAGATCTTTCAGCACATCGTTACTTTCAAACTTATATTTTGTCCACAAAAcacaaatttgaaaataacGACATTCCAATTATCACTACCGGACTTATGGGCATGTCTACCACCACAACCAAATACAGAAACTGTGATTTGAAGTGGAAAGGTTTCCAAAAACTAGTTGATACACCATTTGTATTGAAGACAATTCCCGGATGGTTCTGGTAAAAGGCAAGAACCATGTAcgattttgaaattgatctCCTGGcgataaagaagaaaagaaaaaggaaaatatCTATAAATTCGAAGTTTGCTCTTCAAATATTTCTATCGGTCGTGCATTTGCGAATTGGAATTCAACGCGGCCGGGTAACCTCTGATAGACCATATAAGCTATAAACGGCGATCTTTACCAATATGGCTACTGTTCACAGGTATAACACTTTAGGTAACCTAGAAATGGTGGTATTATATACAATTCATAGGCACTGTCGTAAACTTATTTcatttatttatttatatttatttatttataaTATTAGTGTAATAATCTGTGACGGAACCAAGAATGGTATAGACGGTTTCCCATCTCCATAATCAAAGATAAAGATTTAGAATATTCAAAAATAATATCAGCTTCCCCTACTTGGGAAGACAAAAAAAGTACACCCCCCAAATTTCTATCCATGAGttaaagaagttgtagtgGAGGTGGGACGGGTTGAAATGTTAGTATACCTAACATTATGCAATTAACTATTGATACAGGGTGGATGGCAGATAGAGAATTTTTGGCAAGGAATTCTATAATTCATCGTCGTCCATTTCGGATGGTTTGATCAACCCACCGACTTGCAAATCTTTCTGTCTTTGAAGTCTATTTTGCTCTTGTCTTTCGATCTCTTTATCTTCAGCAAACAAGTAGTCTGTTGGGTCACCTCCGAATTCCTTCAATTGCACCAAGAAGTCTCTCAAAGTAGCCTTGAATTTATATATGTCATTGTAGACTGTCGTcaaaacttgaaggaagttgACCAATTGCTCCTTCTGCAAGTTTTGAAATGCAGATGCTAAAAGTTGTGCAAGGTATTGCTTCAAGTATGCAGAATTAGAAGTACCTTCGGGGGCTTGTTCAGAGGTGTACAAAGGGTACTTAATCACATCATCCTGGACAAGATGGATCAATTGAGCCAATAATTGTGATTGATATCTAAATCCGGCCTTGTGGTCAGGTTGAGTAAAGACGTAAAGTGTATCAGACAAGAtttggaagtagaagtttgTGTAAAATGCCTTTGTGAAAGGAGTATCACCCAATTTTTCGACATTTTCAATCAACTCCAATGTCAATGATAAACCGTTGTCTTCGACGTCACGATTGTTGTGTTTAAATGCCCACAATGCTGCATTGATTAGCGATTGGAAAGCATCACCTGATAATTGAAGCAAAGCTTGGAATGACTTGGAGttgatttccttcaacaacttgtagAACTCTACTCTGTGTTCTGGgtattcaacaaaatcatTCTTGATCATATCCAATGTACATTCAAAAATGTTTTGTAAAATAAGAACAACACCTTCTGGAATCATATGGCCAACCTTGGAAACAAGTGCCGTCATACAGTTCAACACTTCAGCGTCTCTTGCATCAGGAACGTTGCTACTGTAGTCTTCCAAAACTGCAGCAAACAATGGCTGGGCCAAGTCGCGaacaatttcttccaagttgtctGCCTGATTGATATAGGTTTcaatcatcttcaaaatttccttcttgatggtTCTCAAACCTCTTACCTTTGGCGTCTTGGTAGCAATCAATCCGTCCTTTGCTACGGAGTCTGAAATCATGGACGAAACTGCCTTGTACAAGGACAACATATCCACGTACATCAATCCCAATTGTGAGTAGAATCCAGGTCCCAATGCCTTGCAGACAGCGACGTTAgtcttgatgatgttggCAATGATCTTGACGGTATCAGTATTAGTCAATAATTGTGGGTCTTGTCCAGCCTGTTGAATAATAGAGCTCCAAGCCATATTAGGCAATGCCATCAACTCTCCTAACAATTTGTCTCTGGCATCTTTCTGTGTTTGAGCACTGACAATAATACCACAAGCTTCGTAGAATGTGTGAACTTGTTGAGGTTGTAAATCTTCTGTGATAGATTGGATGTTGCGGATAATTTCATTGATGAATGCTTCACGCTCCTGTTGTTGTACTGCCACGAAATGCTTCTTACATTTGGTGGTGATCTTGATAAAAGTATCACAAGCCATGTCTTGCACACCTTCGTGGGTTTCGTGCATGAATTCAAACAATTTGTTGACAACTGTCTTTAAGAACTTCCAGTGGGCTTTCAAAAAACGAGGGTATTGACCAACAATATACATAATGTTAGAAGCTACGACTGCCTTGTTGTCTTTACCTCTTTTCATTTCGGTCAACGACAATAAATCTTTGATCACAGAGACCAAGAATCTCTTTTCCATATCTTCATTCATTGTACCCGAAATGGAACCAATAGCCCAACACAAGGTATTGATGTTTTGCCAAGACCATTCGCTTTCATCGATTTGTCTTGCTAACTTTTCGCTCATGATCTGTTCAGTGTCAACAACATTCAAATGGGTCAAATAAACCAAAACTTCTCTCATAGATTTGTACAATTGGATCGTATCACTCTCTTTGACGAATTCACGGACAATCTCACCTTCGTCATTTTCCACAACTaagacttcttctggtCTGACCATGTTCTCAATAATTACTAAtctcaacttggacaagattTTGGCGTACTTGTGTTGTCTCAATGGGAACTTGGCTAAGGCTGCTGGATCTGGAGCTCCACCAGAAGTCTTTAATGTACTACCGTATTGGAGTTGTAACATTGGAGTCAATTCCGACTTGGGTAAGTTTTGTATCTCAATAAATAATTCATGAACAAACGAACTCCAGAAGTCTAAACAggtcttgaacaattctcgttcttcaattctcgACAACTCTAGCAAATAAAATAATGAATTTAATAACAAGTCCCTTAAAGAGTCATTTTGCTCTAATGGTATCAAGTGGTTTCCCAAGAAGGTGCACAAGAACATGGCCAAATCTTGTAAGAACGACTGATCGTTGGAACTGGCTACTTGGTACGATTCTTTCAAGTTTGTAGTGGTAGGTATgatattgtagatttgCTCCATGGAGTTCTTGAATAACAAGACGAAtttttcttcgtttccTGGCGATTGTAAACTGGCCACTTCCGTCAAACATTTAAGGGCAATCGCTCTGGTATCGGCTGGAGCCAAGAACTTGGTGGAAAGCAAATCCAACAAGTTAGTTTGGAAGATGTAGTTAGAAGGAATCCAGTGGAtatacttcaacaacgcATTCAAAGTAGAGGTGATCAATGATGGTTTAGAGGTTTTGTCTAACACTTCGTAAcacaatttgaagatttcttcgAATTCGGCTCTCATAGACGTTTTCAAGGCTTGAGCCTTAGCTTGAGTCAACTGGTCTTGACTGTAGTCAAAGACTTCTTCACTCAACAACTTAAGGATTATCATGTTATTTTCACAGACGTTGAAACTGGAGCGTGAGCTCAAAACGATTTCCGGGATGAACTGGGGCCAGTTGTGTGGCCATTCCTGTTTCAAGATGGAAACCAATGTTAAATCGATCTTGTTAATCAAGGCACGCTGAGTTTCAAAAACCTCTTCGTTGTCACATAAAGTAATGATCATATTGACAATGAAGTTTCTGATTCCGATACGTTCGTTTTCGGGGATTGTTTTCCACCGATATTGGATCAACTTATTCAAACACGACAAGGCAATGTACTTAGACTGAGCATTGTtagacgaagaaagaatctGATCAGCACGTTTCCAGGACTCTGGGTTTTCCTGGAACTGGTTCAAGATGGCCTGGGCATTTTTCTGATCAGCTCCAGAGCCCTTGTAGAAGGAATCGACGATCTGGTCGAAGAGAGCGATATCTAGCTCCTTCGAGAAGTCGAGAACagattccattttcttAACGGCGAGGTAAAGATTGTATCGGCCTTAGTCTAGAACCGAATAACAAATGTAATTCTAATGGAAAATCACGAATTCTCAGCAATAATACTAAGAGTAGTAGAATCAACTGAAAACTTGACAGAAGGGAATAATAAACAGTTCCTAGCAGTGAGTATAACGGTTAACAGCTAACACTATCTTAGTGATGGCAATCAACGGTAAAAGCAGGGCTACAGCTTTTTGGTGAGCACAAAGAAAAAGGTGATGGATTTGTTTGGCGAGATTTGTGAAGTGTTTTCTGGATCGGGGAGAAATAGTGTGCGGTGTAAAGGGGGTGCAAGTGGGGACACGAGCAGCTCAGAGACGGACAGAACAGGCGCACGGTGTGATTGGCAGATTTTCTCTCACTCACAAACAGCTTTTGGGGCGAATTCGACTACCTTGAAATGGACTCTGGTGGAGAATAACACTAGAATATCTGTTAGTTGCTGGTCAATAACAAATTTTTTGGGCTTGAGTATATGAGAGCGTTTGGTCTGTGTGCAGGTGTGCGAAAAGTGCGAGTAAACAAAAAATGCGAgtgatgaaattgacttTATTAGAGGGAGACTATTTGACTTAGTAAATATAATAAATGGCTATATAATTTACATACGGGCAGGTAGAGCTGGATTTTTCTGTGCAATTGAGTTTCTCCTCTTGTTTACTTATTCTTTTTTTACGTGCGGGTGTTCGTATTCTTTGTCATGACGAAATCTGGCCACTGTATTTGATACAATTCTTATATTTTCTGTATTCGGATGCAAAAATGTGCAAATATTGAACAGTTAGTAATTCTAAAACTGTATTTATAAACTCCAACGCCGCAAGTTTTCACACTTAACTTACCTTACATCTATATCCCGTCAGTCATTCGCTCCATGTTACCAGCACGGAGAATGTTTCACTTTCAGCTAGAGCTGATGTCATAGACCTGGTCGTTCTTGGATTCTTAATGCTGCGGCACTGTCCTTCTCCAAAAGGAGGCTGAAATTGAATCAACATCCACACGTGACATATATACGAAGATATATTGTACCGAATATTCTAGCTTCGGGGCCAGCTGACTATATGAGTTCAAAGGCTGACTATAGAGCACCACTGGTTTTCtcaacaattgaagagacCGAGAACAATTGGCTCTTTTTTGACTGAATTGACTTTAATTCGTCTCTCTGGACGGAATCAAACGATTGAGaattgctgcgaaatcAGATTACAAGTAGTCTTTTCTCTCGGTCCGAAATGACCTTGATTCGAGTATTTAGACCCTTTGGAACGTTCTATTTTCCAGTATATAGCTTCTATTATTTTCTACACTTCTACAGTTTTTGGTGGCTCCTATCAAAGGTTTTATTTTCTACTCTAATAAATAGACCGATTACTTGGTAGCGAACTCAACACCCTTGGCGATGTTCTTAGCCAATTGATCCTTGGCGACAACCAACAATTGCTTTTCTTCGTCACTGATCTGGTTCAAGATGTCGTACTTAACAGCAGCAATACCGTTCTTGGACAAGACAACAGGcaaggagaagaagtccaagCCGTcaaccaacttcttggcttcATCGGCGCCCTTGATGGACGaatccaagttcaagtagGTGCATTCGACAATTTCCTCAGAAGAGGTGaacgacttcaagatgGATTCAGCCAATCTGTAACCAGCGTAAGCCATAGACAATGTGGCGGAACCAGCACCATTCTTAGCTTGGACGACTTCGTCACCACCAAATTGCACTCTGCGgatcaattccttcttttgGTCTGcagacaacttgttgtagtACGACTTGGAGTTGGTGAGCGAGTACAATGGCACAATGGTTTCACCGGAGTGGCCACCAATCAcgttgatgttgaagtcaGAAGGCTTAGATTCCTTAGGGTACAATTGCGAGATGAAGGTGTTGGCTCTGACGATGTCCAAGGTGGTGACACCAAACAATCTGGCTGGGTCGTAGACACCCTTTTGCTTCAAGGTTTCAGCGACAATTGGCACGGTGGAGTTTACAGGGTTAGAGATAACCAACACAAAGGCCTTTGGTGCCGATTCAGCAATTCCTTCGGCCAAGCCCTTGATGATGGAGGCAttgatgttgaacaagtcgTCTCTGGTCATGCCTGGCTTTCTTGGGATACCTGCTGGGATGATGACCAAGTCCGAGTCCTTCAAGGCAGAAGCCAAAGCGGTCTTGTCTTCCTTAGAAGAAGGCACGAAAGCTTGGGTGGTGGAGTCCGAGTTTATGTGGGACAAGTCGGCACCGACACCTGGGACATTGACGACATCAAACAACGACAACTCGTCAACGTTGGGATttaacttcaacaaaagcGACAATGGCTGACCGATACCACCGGCAGCACCTAAAACAGCGACCTTAACCATGATGTGAATATATGAGAcagttggaagaaagagaagtgATGGAGAGATCCAGCAACAAAATAACTggagaaaaaaagaattaaAACTTCCGCTTCTGCCTCGAAAATTGAGTGGTATATCCTCCTATTTATATATGGCTATCGGGTATTTTTCAGAACCCAGAGAGGGGATGAGGGGCCTCCTTTGGGTGGTCCAGTTTTGTTAGGCAATACCCCATAGTCTATAATATGCAGGAAGAAACACAAGCAAAAGCTTATGGTGGCAGTTATGGCACAACACGTGATTTCTAATGTCCGGACTAAGGGACTTTGCCCTGGTGGTGATTCGAGCACACGTCGCGGCAGGGCCGGGTAATCTCGGGACCCACCTTCTAGATCAAAAGTCCGCCGGGGTGGGGTCGTCCTAGTCTTATGTCAGATTCTATTGTCTGAAGCTGGCCCTTAATAGTGGTGAATTAAGTAGGGAAGATTTTGTTAACTTAGCGGTGCCGGGTTTTGGTTACATCAGAAATCTGGGGTAGTGATCTGGATGTAAGAGCCACGGTGACTAAAGTTTGTGAGCATACTGCCAGATTCTCCTCTTTGTTGGGTTAGCAGCCGTTAGGTACCCTGGCAATAGGATGGCAATTCAATCAGCTCACATTCCATTTTTGATTAGTAGTCCATTTTCTGTTCTGATTTTTCTGTAATTATAGTACTCAATTAATCTTGCCGGGGCAGGCTTCATTTCGGTTTCGGTTGGTCGTTCAAGTGCCACAACTTTTCACAGGAAAGGAAATTTCAGCCGTAGTCCTTAGCATATGAGACAGACCAATTAGCTGTCGTTAACTGTCGGCATCTATTTGACCAACTAGTAGCTACATTATATATGGGGAGGCATTCTTGTAGCGAATTTTGGTTTGAATATATATGGGAGTGCTCACTATGGTGGACGGTTATGCATGAGTAGAGACCGTTATGTGTGGGTTCGATTTTTCATTGTAGGGCCGTTTCTACGCCGGCTAGCGCTGCCTTCTCCGAGCTACACCGTGGGATCAGAATATGGGCGTCAGTCTGTATAGTGTGGAATTAGTATCGGCCCTATTAGCCTTTTCACGTCCCCGGAATATATAGTGTCGCTTGTTCCTGAAACTACCGAGGCTCATGGCAAGCCAGTTTCGGAACAGGGCAACATGTTGAATTCACTCGGGTGTGTTCACGTGAATGTAGAGAACTAGAATGCAATGGATATCAGGAATCACCTTTCGCTGATCTGTGTAAACCAGGCACCTGCAATATGATATGGTCGACTCTTTTCTCACGAAACGCACCATATTTGAACTGAACAAAACTAGCCAGTGGTCTGTAGTACTGTAGTTGGAGAGGTTTGTGGGCCCTAGAATATGAACTGCGAACTGCTCAAACCATTCtagaagaagtagttgaagaacttgccCTGCACGCCAATTCGTCTTAATGTTTCATCAAAGTGTCAATATCTTGGTATGTACGGTGGAGAAAATCATATCTGAAGCCACAATAAGATCCAAATATAGTTCGAAGCTAACACTACGCTCTTGACATTGCTGAGTCCAGAATGGAATGTGCTGACATTCATAGTGTCAATTATATTATTATTGGAAAATAAACGGCTGTGAAATGCGCTTCGCGTTATTGCTGCAGATCAGATAAGGTGCAGCTTCCACCAGAATAATAATTTACACCGGAAGATATTTACACTGGAAGATAACTTAACTGGAAGATCTAGAAACAGCAGATGCTGGAGATTAGAAAGGCGTTCTAGTTAAATTACTCAAGTTTGCCATACCAGCAGCAAGGTATAACCACAGCTTAACAATCGCGCAGCATGTTCTGAAATGTTGTACATTCAAAAAAGCTGTGCGGCTAAGACTCCGCAAtatgttcaacaactgccAGTAACCTTTCACATAAGTAAGTTAGACTCAGTTCTGAATTCCAAATGAAAGTACTGAATTGTCCGCTAGTCACACGACTAGCTTGGCCACTCATTTTCGTATTCCCCCACAGAGATAATTCCCCGAAAAATATTGAGATGACTTTGCTTCCTTCATGGTAGCTCTGCGAATACCTTTCAGGCCTATACTCGAGGAAGATGTGTTAGCTCTTACGTCTACTATGATATCTAATAGCTATTACTCTACTATAGCtctcaattcttgaaacttTGCGTTTCATCGGTTTCTACTGACTTATAGGATTTCAATAAAGAAGTTGCTTCTAATAAATGCGATATGAAGCACTGGGCCCTTATGTCAATTGTTTTCAACGAAAATGTCATCACCAACTGTAGTGATAGTGGAAGGTCTTTCGGcaccattttcttcttcccGCCTCAACGGCGGACAGCGGAAAATACAGAGTCTATACTGTTGGGCTAACAGTGGAAGTATGCCGCTTGATCTCGCAAAGTCTGCGCAAAAACTagatttcttttctggGCCCAGCGAGACGATGAGCTCAGttatatataaatacaaTATTTACGTAGGGTAGGCTGGACAGTGTAGAAATAGACAAAACTTCTCGTATTACTGAGTGGTATATATAGGTTGAAGTCTGGCTCTTCCCAGTGAAAGTAGTGCTGGTTTATTCTCTCCCGAAGTAAGAGCAGGTATCTGGTGCGAGCTTCTGTACCAATTTCTTTAAAATCAAGATCATTCATAAATATACCAGACGGAAAGTGTCTTAAATACTTGAGATAAATTG
Protein-coding regions in this window:
- a CDS encoding chromosome region maintenance protein 1, with amino-acid sequence MESVLDFSKELDIALFDQIVDSFYKGSGADQKNAQAILNQFQENPESWKRADQILSSSNNAQSKYIALSCLNKLIQYRWKTIPENERIGIRNFIVNMIITLCDNEEVFETQRALINKIDLTLVSILKQEWPHNWPQFIPEIVLSSRSSFNVCENNMIILKLLSEEVFDYSQDQLTQAKAQALKTSMRAEFEEIFKLCYEVLDKTSKPSLITSTLNALLKYIHWIPSNYIFQTNLLDLLSTKFLAPADTRAIALKCLTEVASLQSPGNEEKFVLLFKNSMEQIYNIIPTTTNLKESYQVASSNDQSFLQDLAMFLCTFLGNHLIPLEQNDSLRDLLLNSLFYLLELSRIEERELFKTCLDFWSSFVHELFIEIQNLPKSELTPMLQLQYGSTLKTSGGAPDPAALAKFPLRQHKYAKILSKLRLVIIENMVRPEEVLVVENDEGEIVREFVKESDTIQLYKSMREVLVYLTHLNVVDTEQIMSEKLARQIDESEWSWQNINTLCWAIGSISGTMNEDMEKRFLVSVIKDLLSLTEMKRGKDNKAVVASNIMYIVGQYPRFLKAHWKFLKTVVNKLFEFMHETHEGVQDMACDTFIKITTKCKKHFVAVQQQEREAFINEIIRNIQSITEDLQPQQVHTFYEACGIIVSAQTQKDARDKLLGELMALPNMAWSSIIQQAGQDPQLLTNTDTVKIIANIIKTNVAVCKALGPGFYSQLGLMYVDMLSLYKAVSSMISDSVAKDGLIATKTPKVRGLRTIKKEILKMIETYINQADNLEEIVRDLAQPLFAAVLEDYSSNVPDARDAEVLNCMTALVSKVGHMIPEGVVLILQNIFECTLDMIKNDFVEYPEHRVEFYKLLKEINSKSFQALLQLSGDAFQSLINAALWAFKHNNRDVEDNGLSLTLELIENVEKLGDTPFTKAFYTNFYFQILSDTLYVFTQPDHKAGFRYQSQLLAQLIHLVQDDVIKYPLYTSEQAPEGTSNSAYLKQYLAQLLASAFQNLQKEQLVNFLQVLTTVYNDIYKFKATLRDFLVQLKEFGGDPTDYLFAEDKEIERQEQNRLQRQKDLQVGGLIKPSEMDDDEL
- the MDHM gene encoding NAD-dependent malate dehydrogenase (Malate dehydrogenase, mitochondrial precursor) — encoded protein: MVKVAVLGAAGGIGQPLSLLLKLNPNVDELSLFDVVNVPGVGADLSHINSDSTTQAFVPSSKEDKTALASALKDSDLVIIPAGIPRKPGMTRDDLFNINASIIKGLAEGIAESAPKAFVLVISNPVNSTVPIVAETLKQKGVYDPARLFGVTTLDIVRANTFISQLYPKESKPSDFNINVIGGHSGETIVPLYSLTNSKSYYNKLSADQKKELIRRVQFGGDEVVQAKNGAGSATLSMAYAGYRLAESILKSFTSSEEIVECTYLNLDSSIKGADEAKKLVDGLDFFSLPVVLSKNGIAAVKYDILNQISDEEKQLLVVAKDQLAKNIAKGVEFATK